Within Bradymonas sediminis, the genomic segment TATGCCTTTTGGTCTTGACCCGAATAGTGCCGACACATCCCAAGATGGCATTATAGACGGCCTGGCTGTTTATGGCTCGGACGATCTTCCACTCCCCAATCTTGGGGTCATCGCCGAGCAAAAAAATATCGTCGTTGAAGTTGACCATATTGTTGGCATGGAACTTAATTCAAACCGGCGGGCCGCAATACAAGCTACAGGATATGCACTTGACGAAGTCAGCCTAAATTTTATCGGTTTGACAGGCGAGTACGCGACATACCCGGTGACATCCTGCGAACAGGAATGCCATTTTATTGCTGGTCGTGGATGGATATGCGGGTCCGTTTGTGAAGATATAGAAGTGCCAGTCGTGCCGCCCAGCAACGTCACGTCAACCATTCCTGACTCAGAGATTGGTCCGGAAGAAAGTTGTGGCGCAACTTGTCTCGAGCAAGCTAGTCCAGGTTCAAGCTTCAATCTCAATAAGTTTCCATTTGTGCGGCGAATAGCTTGGGCTTATATTTATGATGCTTGCGGCAGTGCAAAAGGTCCTGAAACCAGCGGCATTGGTCGGTATGGCATCGTTAAGTGTGATGGCACAACTTTCGCCCATGAACTCGGTCATATGTTGGGGCTCGGTCATGGTGGACGCAATGATGTTCGGCCTTATAAACCAAATTATTGGTCGGTCATGAGTAATGGCATGACATTACCGATGCCAGAGGGGGGCTATATGCTTTTAGAAACGGAAGAAAGCGCCAGTCTAGGTTTTACAAAGGGTCGTCCTGCTCGTTTCTCAAATTCAAACTTCGGGCCTGTTAACGAAAATGCGCTCGACGAAGAGGCAGGTATTACAGGCGGTCATTGTTTGAATCAAGATTGCTCCGATTATTCGGCCCCATATACTTTTGAATCCGTAAGAAACCCTTATAGTCCCCCTCCTGGTCAGATTAGTCCCTATTGGGCCGATGTTACAGTGGGCTGGTTGGATTGGGAAGTTGATGGGGAAATTAATCCAAACCCGGTTATAATGAATATTGATAGTCAATGTGAGTATAACGAAGAGGAAGAGGAGTGGACCAATAAGAATGCGGACGCGACGGGCCCCACTCAAGCAATATGCTACGAAAAATTGCAGCCAAAAAACGACCATGATTTCTTCAAATATGAGATGCACGCATATAATTGGACCATCTGTGAAAACCTCGATGCTCAGCGCGACGAGTTGGGATTGAATCCGGTAACGAATTGCACCACTCCTCTCTTACCTTTTCATCTTCTCCCCACAAATGAAATTAGTTGTGAATAGTGCATCCTATAAATCGCCCTCGATATTTGGCATTCAAACACTCAAAATATTGGGGGTTGTTTTAGTTGAAGACTGCACAGTCAATGTGTTACGCCATCGAAAGTTATAGATATGAATTATTCAGTCTCGTTATCTGGAATCTCAAAAAAATATTTATTTTTTATAGTTTGGGGGCTTTTTTGTGTTGCGTGGCCTGGCGCAGCGTTTGCGGACTCAAACACCGATAGTTTTGGAGAAACCGACGACAGTTGCTTATATACCGGACTGCTCGGTGGTCCTTTTCCAGGCGTTCCAGCCTGTGAGCAGGGGCGCACCACCGAGATGCCAACCTGCACGAATTGCACACGCTCATGGAAGCCTGAACGCGAAGAGAGAATTGAGTGCGAAGATCCCGCCGATTGCGTGCAATTGACCGCGAAATTCATGGCCTGCGCAGGACCTATCGGCCCGTTTGCAGTCGATGATGAGGATAATATCTATTTCTGGGCGGGGCGCTGGACGCTACACTCGTTGGATAGTCAGGGAAACCTGCGGTGGCGTTATAAATTCTGTAATCCGCCCGAAGACTCCTTATGCCGTGCGTCACCAAACGATTGCCAGCCAGATGCGGCCCGAATGGTTCCAATGGTGGTGGATTATCATGGAACCCTCTTCTTCTTTATTGGTGATATCTTTTACGCGATCAGCTCGGAGGGTGAACTGCTTCTAACGCATCGGGTCGACATCCCGGAAGTGCCGGTGGGACCGGGACAAAATCTCACCATTGCCGACGGACCCGCAAATGTTACCGGGGGTGGTTGGTATAATACCAGAGGAGCCCCAGTCCTTTATGAAGACGGCACCATTTTAGTCAGTTTTGGTGTTTCAATGCCTGGCCGGAATGGCGAACTCCTCCGCACGGGGGCTATTAGAGTGTCTCGTAGCGGCGCGGTATTAGAAGCCGGGCATTTTCTGTGGAAAGACGATCCTTCCAAACGATTGGGGATGACGCGGCTCGCCGGTGTTCACAGCGGACAATTGGCGCTAAGTGGGCGGCGTAGGTACTCTGATAGCGAGGGTATAGATTATAAAGAGGGAGCGTTTTATGGGCTCAATAACCTTGAGCCACTCTGGAATATGGAACTTCCCTTTGGGCATTCGGAGGAATCAGGGAGAGACTTCGACGAAATCGAAACCGACCTGGCCATTGGTCCGAACGAGCGCGCCTTTGGGGTGACCTATCATGGCGTAGTGTATGCGTTTGATGTGAAGAACAAAGTCGGAAAGCCGATCTTCAACTTTCATGAGTCTGAAGCTCTCTCCTGGCAAAACCGCCCCGTTATCGCGGCGGATGGGACGATGTATCTAGCTTATCATCATTTTCCACTGGGCCCCGGCGTATTGTGGGCCATGGATACCCAAAAACTCTGGGATGAGCCGGTTCCTCAGCGCCTCAACCCACATGAGATGCCCGATCCGGATGACTATGAAGGATTGAAGTGGCGCAAGATTTACAGCGGCTCCGGCGGCTGGTCGACGCCCGTGCTGAGCAAAAACGGTCGGTTATACGAGGCGATGGGCGGTATCGGCGCGCTTGACCCGGAAACCGGCGAGCAGATCTGGCGTTTCGGGGAGCGCACGATGGCGAGCGCGCCGACGATTTTGTCGGACGGTACGATTGTGGTGGGCCAGGGCATCACGGGGCGGATCTTTTTTCTCAAAGAAGACACGCCCAATGGCGGCATGGCGGACGAGGGCTGGCCGGGCGCGATGCGCGATCATTATTTGTCGAATAATGCGGCGCATCCGTTCCGCTGGGATCGAAGCGGGGACGCGCCGTATCCGCCGCTTGAGGATCTGCTCGACGAGGCGGGGCCGTGTTGGAATGAGGTCGGTTGGGACGTCGACACGTGTGGGCCGCTTCCGGATCATAGCGACCGTGACGTTCCGGGCGACGAAGATGCGGGAGCGGTCGATGAAGACGCGACGTCGGTTGATGCGGGCGGGCAGCCGCCGTCGGATGCTGCGGGTGATGTCGGGAACGACTCCGCTCCCGAGGCGCTCGGGAGTAGGGGCTGTGTGGGGTGTTCGGCGAGCGGTGCGGCGGGAGGGCCGGGGCTGCTGTTTTGGGGGATGCTATTTGGCGGGGCGGTGTTTTGGCGCTTATTGGCGCGACGTCTTGCTAATCCAATATCCCCCTTGTGATGCGCTTTGCTTGAGCGCTAGGTCGAATAATCCGCCACGATCGCTCGCCCCACATGCAACCCCATGGCGTAAATCGAGACCTGCGGCGGCACCCCGATCGAGGTCGGAAAGAGCGACCCATCGGCCACCCACAACCCTGTCGCGGCGTGAAATTTACCGCGGCTGTCGACCGCGGCGCGTGCCGGGTCGTCGTCCATCGGGACCGAGCCCATCGGGTGTACGGCGGTCATATCGATCAGTCCGGGTTCCATTTCGAGCGCCTCGATCCAGTCGAGGGAGTCGCCGGGCTTGAGGATGCGCGGGGGGCGCATCGGCACGATGACTTCGGCGGCGCCGGAGGCGAATAAGAGTTCGACCGTGCGGGCGAGCCCGAATAATAACTCGCGCTGGTCGGCCTCATCGGGCCACCATTTGATATCGACGCCGAGCTTTCCGGACGGGCGAACCTTTCCGGCGCTTAAGTCGTGAATCATGGCGCTGAAAACCGCGAAATGATCGTAGGACGCCATGAGTTCGCGGTGCGCCTCGCCCCAGCCGGGCAGCATCTTGGCGGTGGCGACCGGGTGGGCAAAGGCGGGAATAATCCAGGTGCGGTTTCCCGGGGCGTCGGGGGATTTGTGGGCCGCCTCGAAGTTTAGAAACTCGGTGCATTCATAGGATTGGGGGATGCCTTTCCATGCCTGGACTCTGGCGTCGAAGCGCCCGGCGGCGACCAGCGCCGGGTGCACGCGCAACGCATTGCCGATGGCGTCTTGGGGGCCCGGGAGCCGCGAGCGCAGCAGCAGGGCGGGGGTGCCGGTCGCCGAGGCCGACACACACACGCGCTCGGCGTCGATGCGCACTTCTCCGATGACTTCGCGGGTCGTCGGGTCCAGCGCCAGCGCGTCGACGCCGAGCACCTGCCCGTTTCGATGCCGCACGGTGACGGCGCGGCAATGGGTCAAAAATTGCGCGCCCGCGTCGACCGCGCGCGGGATAAATACCTTGGTCGCGTTGTTCTTTGCGTCATAGGCGCAGCCAACCTCGCAGAACCCGCTGCCGATGCAACCCGTTCGGTTATGGCGCAGCCCGCCGCCGCGCCAGCCGAGGTTCTCGACCCCATCTTGCAACAATTGATTGTGTGGATTTCGCCGGGTCTCGGGGATCTCGGAGACGCCGATGAGCGCCTCGACTTCGGTATAAAGCCCGTCCCAGGTCTGCAGCGACAGGTGTTCGAGCTGGTGGTCGCGGTGCCATTGCTTAAGGATCGCGTCGGGGATGCGTTTGCATAGGTTGATGTTATGGACCGTTGAGCCGCCCAGCGCGCGCCCCTGCACGATGGTGCAACTTCGGTTTTTATTGGTCTGGGAGCCGTTGGCGTAGAGGAGTTCGGGGAACATATCCTCCTCGCGCTGGTTCATCTGTGCCGGCGGGATAAACGCGCCAGACTCGAGCACCACGACCGATAGGCCCGCCTCGGCCGCGACCATCGCGGCCGCCGCGCCGCCCGCCCCGGAGCCGATGATGCACAGATCTGCCTCAATATGCAGGGGCAGGTCGAGAGTTGATGCGTCGAAAATCATAGCGTTCCTTTGGGGCGCGTGCCGGCCGGGGCGATGAGGCGGGCGTATTTTCCGGCGCTCTGGGGCGTTTGCACCGGCTGCGGGGCGGGGCGCACGAGCAGCGGGCCGTCGTAGCCCATGGGCTCCCAGGTCTTCGGATGCGCGTACCACCCGAGCAGCGAGAGGTCGCGAATCCCGCGAAACGCATCGCCGAATTTGGAGCCCATCTCATTGAGGCGCTGCAGGTAGGCGAGGCGTTTGGGCGGCGACAGGCGTGTAAACCGAAGCACCGATCCATTGAGGATGGTTCCATGCTCGATCAGCCCGAACATCGCGTGGATCTCCACCAGCATCGTGAAGGGCAAGCCCTGCAAAAAGGTGTCGACCTTTTGGGCGACCTGCAGGCCGCTTGGGCTCGTCGCGCTCGCCTGTCGAAGCTCGGTAGGGCTATCGGGAATCAGCGCGCCCGCGGCGGCGGCGAGCACCGCGATCTCCCAGTCGGTCAGCACGGCTTGAGACCAGGCGTCGCTGGTTGGGTCTTCGTAAAAGCAGGTTCGCCCGGTCAGCGCGAGCGCCGCGACGCCCGCCGCCGATAGCCCCAAAAATTGGCGCCGCGAAAGATGACGGTGGTTGCTCTTTTGTTCTGGCTCGTTTTTGTCTTTTGTCATGAGTTGGGACCCATCCTGATTGCGTATGCGTCGCGCAAACGCTGCGCGGGCAAGTCTGTCGCCGCTTGCCCCTGTATACCATAAATACTCGCATCTAAGTTCTAGGCGAATTATGGCAAATAAGAAGGCCCGCCGCGAAGATGAATTCGGGCGGGCCGTCGGGCGACTCAATTGAAGTCAATCAAGTTAGGGGGGGCGAAACTTAAAGTCCCGGCGCGTTAGTGGGGTATCTTGTGATCGCTACCATCCAGAAATCAACCTCATTCATGGAGCCCTCCTCACAGCTAGCCTCCCGAGCGTTGCATGCCGCGATGATTCCGCCGGCCTCCTCGAAGCGGTGCAACGCTGCGGTCGCGTCCGCCAAGGAGTTGGAGGTCAAGGTATCGGCATCTGAGCTGCTCAATTCAATCATGATACTTGTACCATCGTACGGCGCTGGCATCTGGTTTGAGAGGCTCTCGAATCGGATTCTATCGTGCCGGGTGGAAGTGGTGCCGGTGTCATGAACCGTGACGAGCAGCGCGTCGGGTGCCGGATTGGTATAGAATACTTCGTCGCCGAGCGTGACGTAGATGCCATTCGGGGCGTCGGAGTATGCGTAGGTCGTCTGCCCGAATTCCTCGCCGCTCTCCGGTTGACTCGTATCGTAGACCAGATCCACCCTGCAGGGGGTGCCTGGCCCGAGCATATACGGGTAAAGACCGGTGGGGTTTAGAGCCATTTCAACCGTGCAAAAGAGCGTCAATTGCGGCTCGACGCAGGCGTTGGCGGGCTGCGAAAGGATCATCGAACCCGGGCATTTTTCCTCGCAGATAAATGTCGTCTGGGTGACTTCATCGACGTCGAGGATGCCGTCTGCGCTGGTATCGGCGCCAACTTCGATGCGGCTTCCGCCGGCAGGGCAATTGTCGCCAAGGGGCTCTTCGTTCACCGCGACCAGGGTTTGAACGCCATCTTCGCCGTCGACGGTATCGCAGACGTAGGATGTCTGAGTGACCTCATCGGCGCCGAGAGTCCCGTCGCTGTTGGTGT encodes:
- a CDS encoding twin-arginine translocation signal domain-containing protein; translation: MTKDKNEPEQKSNHRHLSRRQFLGLSAAGVAALALTGRTCFYEDPTSDAWSQAVLTDWEIAVLAAAAGALIPDSPTELRQASATSPSGLQVAQKVDTFLQGLPFTMLVEIHAMFGLIEHGTILNGSVLRFTRLSPPKRLAYLQRLNEMGSKFGDAFRGIRDLSLLGWYAHPKTWEPMGYDGPLLVRPAPQPVQTPQSAGKYARLIAPAGTRPKGTL
- a CDS encoding GMC family oxidoreductase N-terminal domain-containing protein; the encoded protein is MIFDASTLDLPLHIEADLCIIGSGAGGAAAAMVAAEAGLSVVVLESGAFIPPAQMNQREEDMFPELLYANGSQTNKNRSCTIVQGRALGGSTVHNINLCKRIPDAILKQWHRDHQLEHLSLQTWDGLYTEVEALIGVSEIPETRRNPHNQLLQDGVENLGWRGGGLRHNRTGCIGSGFCEVGCAYDAKNNATKVFIPRAVDAGAQFLTHCRAVTVRHRNGQVLGVDALALDPTTREVIGEVRIDAERVCVSASATGTPALLLRSRLPGPQDAIGNALRVHPALVAAGRFDARVQAWKGIPQSYECTEFLNFEAAHKSPDAPGNRTWIIPAFAHPVATAKMLPGWGEAHRELMASYDHFAVFSAMIHDLSAGKVRPSGKLGVDIKWWPDEADQRELLFGLARTVELLFASGAAEVIVPMRPPRILKPGDSLDWIEALEMEPGLIDMTAVHPMGSVPMDDDPARAAVDSRGKFHAATGLWVADGSLFPTSIGVPPQVSIYAMGLHVGRAIVADYST
- a CDS encoding DUF7151 family protein, coding for MMNRKILALAAIALLATSALGCGDDASGNGSKAHNSLVNLVEESAGENCENGGQAIQTGLDANDNGVLDADEVAQTAYICNSAPGKDGALVNLADEPAGENCENGGKVIQTGVDTNSDGTLGADEVTQTSYVCDTVDGEDGVQTLVAVNEEPLGDNCPAGGSRIEVGADTSADGILDVDEVTQTTFICEEKCPGSMILSQPANACVEPQLTLFCTVEMALNPTGLYPYMLGPGTPCRVDLVYDTSQPESGEEFGQTTYAYSDAPNGIYVTLGDEVFYTNPAPDALLVTVHDTGTTSTRHDRIRFESLSNQMPAPYDGTSIMIELSSSDADTLTSNSLADATAALHRFEEAGGIIAACNAREASCEEGSMNEVDFWMVAITRYPTNAPGL